In a genomic window of Neisseria flavescens:
- the era gene encoding GTPase Era, translating to MDIETFLQNESQHPTDYRCGFVAIVGRPNVGKSTLMNHLIGQKISITSKKAQTTRNRVTGIYTDDTAQFVFVDTPGFQTNHRNALNDRLNQNVTEALSGVDVVVFVVEAMRFTDADRVVLKQLPKHTPVVLVVNKIDKDKAKDKFALEAFINEVRQEFEFTASEAVSAKHGLRIANLLELLKPYLPESIPMYPEDMVTDKSSRFLAMEIVREKLFRYLGEELPYAMNVEVEQFEEEESGLFRIYIAVLVDKDSQKAILIGKGGEKLKKISTEARLDMEKLFDTKVFLKIWVKVKSGWADDIRFLRELGL from the coding sequence ATGGATATCGAAACCTTTTTACAAAACGAGTCGCAACATCCGACGGATTATCGTTGTGGCTTTGTGGCCATCGTGGGTCGCCCGAATGTCGGCAAATCCACGTTGATGAACCATTTAATCGGTCAGAAAATCAGTATTACCAGTAAAAAAGCACAAACCACGCGCAACCGTGTCACCGGTATTTACACCGACGACACGGCGCAATTTGTGTTTGTCGATACGCCGGGTTTTCAAACCAATCACCGCAATGCCTTGAATGACCGTCTTAATCAAAACGTAACCGAAGCGTTGAGCGGCGTGGACGTGGTGGTTTTTGTGGTGGAAGCCATGCGCTTTACCGATGCCGACCGCGTGGTACTGAAGCAGTTGCCTAAGCATACGCCTGTGGTATTGGTGGTCAATAAAATCGATAAAGATAAAGCCAAAGACAAATTTGCGCTTGAGGCTTTTATCAATGAAGTACGCCAAGAGTTTGAATTTACCGCCAGCGAGGCAGTCAGCGCGAAACATGGCCTGCGTATTGCCAATCTGTTGGAACTGCTCAAGCCTTATCTGCCGGAAAGTATCCCGATGTATCCGGAAGATATGGTGACGGATAAATCCAGCCGATTCCTGGCGATGGAAATTGTGCGTGAAAAACTGTTCCGCTATTTGGGCGAAGAACTACCGTATGCGATGAATGTTGAAGTGGAGCAGTTTGAGGAAGAGGAAAGCGGACTGTTCCGCATTTATATCGCGGTGTTGGTCGATAAAGACAGCCAAAAGGCGATTTTGATTGGCAAGGGTGGGGAGAAATTGAAGAAAATTTCTACTGAAGCCCGCCTTGATATGGAAAAATTATTTGATACCAAAGTCTTTTTGAAGATTTGGGTGAAAGTGAAATCCGGTTGGGCAGACGATATTCGTTTCCTGCGCGAATTGGGTTTGTGA